The following proteins are encoded in a genomic region of Arachis stenosperma cultivar V10309 chromosome 4, arast.V10309.gnm1.PFL2, whole genome shotgun sequence:
- the LOC130975296 gene encoding uncharacterized protein LOC130975296, whose translation MEFGKAGAERKLQLQEIGNLRLEAYENSRLYKEKVKAVHDKHIKRREFQPGDLVLLYNSRLRLMPGKLRSRWDSPYRVEKAEPYRVFHLSHPSSSKFIKVNGHRLKLYHGEKLQKNKELEIFLLEDPPTAGD comes from the coding sequence ATGGAATTTGGGAAAGCCGGAGCTGAAAgaaagttgcaactgcaagaaaTAGGaaaccttcgcctagaagcttatgagaactccagGCTGTACAAAGAGAAGGTGAAGGCTGTGCATGATAAGCACATCAAGAGGagagagttccaacctggggacttagtcctcctttacaactctAGATtaaggctcatgccaggcaaattgagatcaagatgggacAGTCCCTATCGAGTAGAGAAGGCTGAGCCATACAGAGTCTTTCACTTGAGTCATCCTTCAAGCTCTAAATTCATCAAGGTCAATGGACATCGCCTAAAGCTGTATCATGGTGAGAAGCTGCAGAAGAATAAGGAGctagagatcttcctcttggaggaTCCCCCCACAGCAGGAgactga